One genomic region from uncultured Subdoligranulum sp. encodes:
- a CDS encoding DUF4867 family protein: protein MKIQSVTDAAFAPYGKVLAGYDTAALVQTLQSVTPIPEGTDYVPSQPELEQLPIAAQFSANGYGGMPVQLGWCNGHNTKLNCLEYHRDSELNVGAQDFILLLAKEDDIVDGKLDTAKVQAFKVPAGVVVEVYATTLHYAPCSAAPGAGFQVVVVLPRGTNGPKPDMTPLNDEDKTLWACNKWLLAHPESAEAGQGAVQALTGENIDIASLL from the coding sequence ATGAAAATTCAATCGGTAACGGACGCCGCCTTTGCCCCCTACGGCAAGGTGCTGGCGGGCTACGATACGGCGGCGCTGGTGCAGACCCTGCAGTCAGTGACGCCCATCCCGGAAGGTACGGACTACGTGCCCTCCCAGCCTGAACTGGAGCAGCTGCCCATCGCGGCGCAGTTCTCCGCCAACGGCTACGGCGGCATGCCGGTCCAGCTGGGCTGGTGCAACGGTCACAACACCAAGCTCAACTGCCTGGAATATCACCGGGACAGTGAGCTGAACGTCGGCGCCCAGGACTTCATCCTGCTGCTGGCCAAGGAGGACGACATCGTGGACGGCAAGCTGGACACCGCCAAGGTCCAGGCCTTCAAGGTCCCCGCCGGTGTGGTGGTGGAAGTCTACGCCACCACGCTGCACTACGCCCCCTGCTCCGCCGCCCCCGGCGCCGGATTCCAGGTGGTGGTGGTGCTGCCCCGGGGCACCAACGGCCCCAAGCCCGACATGACCCCGCTGAACGACGAGGACAAGACGCTGTGGGCCTGCAACAAGTGGCTGCTGGCCCATCCCGAATCCGCCGAAGCCGGCCAGGGCGCCGTTCAGGCCCTCACCGGTGAAAACATCGATATTGCATCCCTGCTGTAA
- a CDS encoding transketolase: MTKEERLGLQIAACKVRMGIIEATHGAKSGHPGGSLSAADLFAYLYNQEMRIDPANPKWEDRDRFVLSKGHTAPGLYSALAYRGFFPVADLPTLRHIDSYLQGHPNMNTVPGVDMSTGSLGQGVSCAAGMAKAAKYLHKDDVRVYTLLGDGEIEEGEVWESFLFAAKYKLDNFCVIIDLNGLQIDGPTSEVMPTDPVDAKLRDFGFRTVSINGHDFVQMDDAFQYFHWQTGAPTAILMHTTKGKGVSYMENQVGWHGKAPNDEEYKIAMEELKAQLAGLEAQL, from the coding sequence ATGACGAAAGAAGAGCGTTTGGGGCTGCAGATTGCAGCCTGCAAGGTGCGGATGGGCATCATCGAGGCCACCCACGGGGCAAAGTCCGGTCATCCGGGCGGCAGCCTGTCGGCGGCGGATCTGTTCGCCTATCTGTACAACCAGGAGATGCGGATCGACCCCGCCAACCCGAAGTGGGAGGACCGGGACCGGTTCGTGCTCTCCAAGGGTCACACGGCGCCGGGACTGTACAGCGCGCTGGCCTACCGGGGATTTTTCCCGGTGGCCGACCTGCCCACCCTGCGTCACATCGACAGCTACCTCCAGGGTCACCCCAACATGAACACGGTGCCCGGCGTGGATATGTCCACCGGCAGCCTGGGCCAGGGCGTTTCCTGCGCCGCAGGCATGGCCAAAGCCGCCAAGTACCTGCACAAGGACGATGTTCGCGTCTACACCTTGCTGGGCGACGGCGAGATCGAGGAGGGCGAAGTGTGGGAATCCTTCCTCTTCGCCGCCAAGTACAAGCTGGACAATTTCTGCGTCATCATCGACCTGAACGGCCTGCAGATCGACGGCCCCACCAGCGAAGTCATGCCCACCGACCCGGTGGACGCCAAGCTGCGGGACTTCGGGTTCCGCACGGTGTCCATCAACGGCCATGACTTTGTCCAGATGGATGATGCCTTCCAGTACTTCCACTGGCAGACCGGCGCGCCCACCGCCATCCTGATGCATACCACCAAGGGCAAGGGCGTCAGCTATATGGAAAACCAGGTGGGCTGGCACGGCAAGGCCCCCAACGATGAGGAATACAAGATCGCCATGGAGGAGCTCAAGGCCCAGCTGGCGGGACTGGAGGCACAGCTATGA
- a CDS encoding transketolase family protein: protein MSEVKKIATRDSYGAALVELAQDHPDVVVLDADLAAATKTGVFKKAYPDRHFDCGIAESNMMATAAGMAAMGLVPFASSFAMFAAGRAFEQVRNSIGYPHLNVKIGATHGGISVGEDGASHQCCEDFALMRSIPGMTVLCPADDVEARAAVKAAYEHEGPVYLRFGRLAVPVFHDEASFKFEIGKGEQLTEGNDVAILATGLEVGEALTAAEHLKNEGIQARVINLCTIKPLDEEIVIKAAKECGAVVTCEEHSILGGLGEAVAAVLGEQCPTKMRRVGVKDTFGHSGPAWDLLEQFGLRSDAIVAAVKELV from the coding sequence ATGAGTGAGGTCAAAAAGATAGCCACCCGGGACAGCTACGGTGCGGCGCTGGTGGAACTGGCGCAGGACCATCCCGACGTGGTGGTGCTGGATGCCGACCTGGCCGCCGCCACCAAGACCGGCGTGTTCAAGAAGGCCTACCCCGACCGTCATTTTGACTGCGGCATTGCCGAGAGCAATATGATGGCCACCGCCGCCGGCATGGCGGCCATGGGGCTTGTGCCTTTCGCCTCCAGCTTTGCCATGTTCGCCGCGGGCCGCGCCTTCGAACAGGTGCGCAACTCCATCGGTTACCCCCACCTGAACGTGAAGATCGGTGCCACCCACGGCGGCATCTCGGTGGGCGAGGACGGTGCCTCCCACCAGTGCTGCGAGGATTTCGCGCTTATGCGCTCCATCCCCGGCATGACGGTGCTTTGCCCTGCCGACGACGTGGAAGCCCGCGCCGCCGTCAAGGCCGCCTATGAGCACGAGGGCCCCGTCTACCTGCGGTTCGGCCGCCTGGCGGTGCCGGTATTCCATGACGAAGCCAGCTTCAAATTTGAGATTGGCAAGGGCGAGCAGCTCACCGAGGGCAACGACGTGGCGATTCTTGCCACCGGCCTGGAGGTGGGCGAAGCCCTCACTGCCGCCGAACATCTGAAAAACGAGGGCATCCAGGCCCGGGTCATCAACCTCTGCACCATCAAGCCGCTGGACGAGGAAATCGTCATCAAGGCGGCCAAGGAATGTGGTGCCGTCGTCACCTGCGAGGAGCACAGCATCCTGGGCGGCCTGGGCGAAGCGGTGGCCGCGGTGCTGGGCGAACAGTGCCCCACCAAGATGCGCCGTGTGGGCGTGAAGGATACCTTCGGCCATTCCGGCCCGGCGTGGGATCTGCTGGAACAGTTCGGCCTGCGTTCGGACGCCATCGTCGCGGCCGTGAAGGAGCTGGTCTGA
- the fsa gene encoding fructose-6-phosphate aldolase: MKFFIDTANVEEIRKANDMGVIAGVTTNPSLIAKEGRDYAETLAEIATIVDGPISGEVKATTTDAETMVKEGEAIYALDPKHMVVKIPMTAEGLKAIKALSAKGIPTNCTLIFSANQALLAARAGATYVSPFLGRLDDISQRGIELIETIHDMFLNYPDIQTQIIAASVRNPIHVTDCALAGADIATVPYKVIDQMLHHPLTDSGIEKFKEDYCKVFGE, translated from the coding sequence ATGAAATTCTTCATTGATACCGCCAACGTGGAGGAAATCCGCAAGGCCAACGATATGGGCGTCATTGCGGGCGTCACCACCAACCCCAGCCTCATCGCCAAGGAAGGCCGTGACTACGCCGAGACGCTGGCGGAGATCGCCACCATCGTGGACGGCCCCATCTCCGGTGAGGTGAAAGCCACCACCACCGACGCCGAGACTATGGTGAAGGAGGGCGAGGCCATCTACGCCCTGGATCCCAAGCACATGGTGGTCAAGATCCCCATGACCGCCGAGGGCCTCAAGGCCATCAAGGCACTGTCCGCCAAGGGCATTCCCACCAACTGCACGCTGATCTTCAGCGCCAACCAGGCGCTGCTGGCGGCCCGTGCCGGCGCCACCTATGTCAGCCCCTTCCTGGGCCGTCTGGATGACATTTCCCAGCGGGGCATCGAACTCATCGAGACCATCCACGACATGTTCCTGAACTATCCCGATATCCAGACCCAGATCATCGCCGCCAGCGTGCGCAACCCCATCCACGTGACGGACTGCGCTCTGGCCGGTGCGGATATCGCCACGGTGCCCTACAAGGTCATCGACCAGATGCTCCATCATCCGCTGACCGATTCGGGCATCGAGAAGTTCAAGGAAGACTACTGCAAGGTCTTTGGTGAATGA
- a CDS encoding fucose isomerase: MKSTNIPEVHLGIIAVSRDCFPIALSTQRRENIVAACKAKGTEIYQCPVTVENEADMEKAVADVQAAGCNALTVFLGNFGPETPETLIAKYFDGPVMYVAAAEGDGDMINGRGDAYCGMLNCSYNLGMRHLSAYIPEYPVGTAEELADKIAEFVPIARTILGVKNLKIISFGPRPQDFFACNAPIKGLYELGVEIEENSELDLLVSYKAHANDPRIADVCADMAAEMGEGKYYPDLLARMAQFELTLLDWADAHKGSKKYVAFADKCWPAFPSQFGFEPCFVNSRLVSRGIPVSCEVDIYGALSEYIGMCVTGDTVTLLDINNSVPKYIYDEEIAGKFPYTLTDTFMGFHCGNTPSCKMCADRAVKYQLIQHRLLEPAGSEPDFTRGTLEGDIAASDITFYRLQCDSEGNLRAYIAQGEVLPVATRSFGGIGIFAIPEMGRFYRHVLVQKRYPHHGAVAFAHCGKALFEVFKYLGIGDIAYNQPKALPYPTENPWA, encoded by the coding sequence ATGAAATCTACGAACATTCCTGAAGTCCATCTCGGCATTATTGCCGTCAGCCGTGACTGCTTCCCCATCGCCCTGTCCACCCAGCGCCGCGAGAACATCGTGGCGGCCTGCAAGGCCAAGGGCACCGAGATCTACCAGTGCCCCGTCACCGTGGAGAACGAGGCCGACATGGAGAAGGCCGTGGCCGACGTGCAGGCCGCGGGCTGCAACGCCCTGACGGTCTTCCTGGGCAACTTCGGCCCCGAAACTCCCGAAACCCTGATTGCCAAATACTTCGACGGCCCCGTCATGTACGTGGCGGCTGCCGAGGGTGACGGCGACATGATCAACGGCCGCGGCGACGCCTACTGCGGCATGCTGAACTGTTCCTACAACCTGGGCATGCGCCATCTGAGCGCCTACATCCCCGAGTACCCCGTGGGCACCGCCGAGGAGCTGGCCGACAAGATCGCCGAGTTCGTTCCCATCGCCCGCACCATCCTGGGCGTCAAGAACCTGAAGATCATCTCCTTCGGCCCCCGTCCCCAGGACTTCTTCGCCTGCAACGCCCCCATCAAGGGTCTGTACGAGCTGGGCGTGGAGATCGAGGAAAACTCCGAGCTGGACCTGCTGGTGTCCTACAAGGCCCATGCCAACGATCCCCGCATCGCCGATGTCTGCGCCGACATGGCCGCCGAGATGGGCGAGGGCAAGTACTATCCCGACCTGCTGGCCCGCATGGCGCAGTTTGAGCTGACCCTGCTGGATTGGGCCGACGCCCACAAGGGCAGCAAGAAGTATGTGGCCTTCGCCGACAAGTGCTGGCCGGCCTTCCCGTCCCAGTTCGGCTTTGAGCCCTGCTTCGTCAACTCCCGCCTGGTCAGCCGCGGCATCCCCGTCTCCTGCGAGGTGGATATCTACGGTGCCCTGTCCGAGTACATCGGCATGTGCGTCACCGGCGACACCGTCACCCTGCTGGACATCAACAACAGCGTGCCCAAGTACATCTACGACGAGGAGATCGCCGGCAAGTTCCCCTACACCCTCACCGATACCTTCATGGGCTTCCACTGCGGCAACACGCCGTCCTGCAAGATGTGCGCCGACCGTGCCGTCAAGTATCAGCTGATCCAGCATCGTCTGCTGGAGCCGGCGGGCAGCGAGCCCGACTTCACCCGCGGCACGCTGGAAGGCGACATCGCGGCTTCCGACATCACCTTCTACCGCCTGCAGTGCGACAGCGAGGGCAACCTCCGCGCCTACATCGCCCAGGGCGAGGTCCTGCCTGTGGCCACCCGTTCCTTCGGCGGCATCGGCATCTTCGCCATCCCCGAAATGGGCCGCTTCTACCGCCATGTGCTGGTCCAGAAGCGCTACCCGCATCACGGCGCCGTGGCCTTCGCTCACTGCGGCAAGGCCCTGTTCGAGGTCTTCAAGTATCTGGGCATCGGCGACATCGCCTACAACCAGCCCAAGGCCCTGCCGTACCCCACCGAGAATCCCTGGGCGTAA